In Drosophila simulans strain w501 chromosome X, Prin_Dsim_3.1, whole genome shotgun sequence, one DNA window encodes the following:
- the LOC6726131 gene encoding furin-like protease 2 isoform X2 — translation MSNTTRSSRVTIGRIGTAPQITDPWSSGLEKQRPSRCGGPKSLAEPTYRKIGRRKMMLHMRVHDPGTTATQRANETATAKLNRIYLCTFNRMAQSCIYFVLFLVILSPNTSCALRSSAGETQNYAGILSNDSASTTYDVSSPHSSRRTNPPTSSSNANDDVDYRNDRELHKVDLGGERAGQAETISGGKYDYNYENTHTNASAKDEIVEQLERQSNSLDFDGVDMFGAFSIPEEAIYTNEFAVNIPAGKQMADVIANKHGFINRGQIGSLDNYYLFQHHHVSKRSLRSSRKHQGALKSENEVKWMQQQHEKVRRKRDGPYQDLPTYSPYNLLRQHGGYVVDPNPHLSFSPESISLASHSQRMEYRDVSSHFIFPDPLFKEQWYLNGGAKDGLDMNVGPAWQKGYTGKGVVVSILDDGIQTNHPDLAQNYDPEASFDINGNDSDPTPQDNGDNKHGTRCAGEVAAVAFNNYCGVGVAYNASIGGVRMLDGKVNDVVEAQALSLNPSHIDIYSASWGPEDDGSTVDGPGPLARRAFIYGVTSGRQGKGSIFVWASGNGGRYTDSCNCDGYTNSIFTLSISSATQAGFKPWYLEECSSTLATTYSSGTPGHDKSVATVDMDGSLRPDHICTVEHTGTSASAPLAAGICALALEANPELTWRDMQYLVVYTSRPAPLEKENGWTLNGVKRKYSHKFGYGLMDAGAMVSLAEQWTSVPPQHICKSRENNEDRKIDGAYGNTLATHMDVNGCAGTINEVRYLEHVQCRITLRFFPRGNLRILLTSPMGTTSTLLFERPRDIVKSNFDDWPFLSVHFWGEKAEGRWTLQVINGGRRRVNQPGILSKWQLIFYGTSTQPMRLKSELLNSSPQLRSPSSSNPFLFPSASNIGQPANEGGNFNTDSFASYLNYQNIFSSAGSDPEPATATLDGQNVTAAIAGGSSAESLGFTASAAQLVAAPETRDGDKKILHSCDAECDSSGCYGRGPTQCVACSHYRLDNTCVSRCPPRSFPNQVGICWPCHDTCETCAGAGPDSCLTCAPAHLHVIDLAVCLQFCPDGYFENSRNRTCVPCEPNCASCQDHPEYCTSCDHHLVMHEHKCYSACPLDTYETEDNKCAFCHSTCATCNGPTDQDCITCRSSRYAWQNKCLISCPDGFYADKKRLECMPCQEGCKTCTSNGVCSECLQNWTLNKRDKCIVSGSEGCSESEFFSQDEGQCRPCHASCGSCNGPADTSCTSCPPNRLLEQSRCVSGCREGFFMEAGSLCSPCLHTCSQCVSRTNCSNCSKGLELQNGECRTTCADGYYSDRGICAKCYLSCHTCSGPRRNQCVQCPAGWQLAAGECHPECPEGFYKSDFGCQKCHHYCKTCNDAGPLACTSCPPHSMLDGGLCMECLSSQYYDTTSATCKTCHDSCRSCFGPGQFSCKGCVPPLHLDQLNGQCVSCCQNQTLAEKTSSAACCNCDGETGECKAASTGGKRRTVVGSGSAYKSSESKHGSFENDGNAREFVLRLDSPLTAITAIAVAICLLIITIFSIIFAVLQRNSNHVSRNSVRYRKIANTSSCRRKNLSAKPASDARFIFNIGEDDDTDGDNSDDELDGNVGTDISNRIVYDRKGNDHGHEFYIESTNDIDAIEFHCNGAGAQKAETQPPRCNANGGNDDDMLHYDRHTDANRTNHPSSSTSRTNIRS, via the exons ATGTCAAATACGACGAGGTCCAGCCGAGTTACCATCGGTAGAATTGGAACCGCGCCACAGATCACAGATCCATGGTCGTCCGGCTTGGAGAAGCAGCGACCTTCCCGCTGTGGAGGCCCCAAATCTCTCGCAGAGCCAACGTACCGAAAGATCGGACGGCGAAAGATGATGCTCCATATGCGAGTCCATGACCCTGGAACGACTGCAACACAAAGAGCAAATGAAACGGCAACGGCAAAACTCAATAGaatctatttatgtacatttaaCCGAATGGCACAGAgctgtatatattttgtattatttttagtaaTCCTAAGCCCAAATACTAGTTGTGCTCTACGGAGTAGTGCGGGTGAGACTCAGAATTATGCCGGAATACTCAGCAACGATAGTGCGTCGACAACATACGATGTGTCGTCACCGCACAGCAGTAGAAGAACAAATCCCCCAACATCATCATCCAATGCCAATGATGATGTTGATTATCGTAATGATAGAGAGCTCCACAAGGTCGACCTGGGAGGTGAAAGAGCGGGTCAAGCTGAGACCATTAGCGGCGGCAAATACGATTATAACTATGAAAATACTCACACAAATGCCAGTGCGAAAGATGAAATTGTTGAGCAGCTTGAACGGCAGTCAAATAGCCTCGACTTCGACGGGGTCGATATGTTTGGCGCCTTCAGCATTCCGGAGGAGGCGATATACACAAATGAGTTCGCCGTCAACATTCCAGCTGGCAAGCAAATGGCAGATGTTATAGCTAACAAACATGGATTTATCAATAGAGGACAG ATTGGATCGCTGGACAACTACTATCTGTTTCAGCATCACCATGTATCAAAGCGTTCGCTGCGCTCCAGTCGCAAGCATCAGGGCGCCCTTAAATCAGAGAACGAG GTGAAATggatgcagcaacagcacgaGAAGGTGCGCCGAAAGAGGGACGGCCCGTACCAGGACTTACCCACCTACAGTCCGTATAATCTTTTACGCCAACACGGCGGCTACGTTGTCGATCCGAATCCGCATCTTTCATTCTCCCCAGAATCGATTTCGTTAGCCTCGCACTCACAGCGCATGGAGTACCGGGATGTCAGCTCGCATTTCATCTTTCCGGATCCGTTGTTTAAGGAACAGTGGTATCTG AATGGCGGCGCCAAGGATGGCTTGGACATGAATGTGGGTCCCGCCTGGCAAAAGGGCTACACCGGCAAGGGCGTGGTCGTGTCCATTCTGGACGATGGGATTCAGACAAACCATCCCGATTTGGCCCAAAACTAT GATCCCGAGGCCTCTTTCGATATTAATGGCAACGATTCGGATCCAACGCCCCAGGACAATGGTGACAACAAGCACGGAACCAGATGTGCCGGCGAAGTGGCCGCGGTGGCTTTCAACAATTACTGCGGAGTGGGAGTGGCCTACAATGCCAGCATTGGTG GAGTACGAATGCTGGACGGAAAGGTCAACGATGTGGTTGAGGCCCAGGCATTGAGTCTTAATCCGTCGCACATCGATATATACAGCGCTTCCTGGGGACCGGAGGATGATGGCTCCACTGTCGATGGTCCTGGTCCGTTGGCCCGCCGAGCCTTCATCTACGGAGTGACCAGCGGTCGGCAGGGCAAGGGCTCGATTTTCGTTTGGGCCTCTGGCAACGGTGGACGCTACACTGACTCCTGCAACTGCGATGGCTACACCAATTCGATCTTCACCCTTTCCATTTCGAGTGCCACTCAAGCCGG CTTCAAGCCCTGGTACCTGGAGGAGTGCTCCTCCACGCTGGCTACCACCTACAGCTCCGGAACGCCGGGACATGACAAGAGCGTCGCCACCGTCGACATGGACGGCAGCCTGAGACCCGATCATATCTGTACGGTGGAACATACGGGCACCTCGGCATCGGCACCACTGGCAGCCGGCATTTGCGCCCTGGCGCTAGAGGCCAATCCGGAATTGACTTGGCGCGACATGCAATACTTGGTGGTGTACACATCAAGGCCGGCGCCACTGGAGAAGGAGAACGGATGGACGCTGAACGGTGTGAAGCGAAAGTACAGCCACAAGTTTGGGTACGGTTTAATGGACGCTGGAGCAATGGTGTCGCTGGCGGAGCAGTGGACATCGGTGCCGCCGCAGCACATCTGCAAGTCGCGGGAAAATAATGAGGATCGCAAGATAGACGGTGCATACGGCAACACTTTGGCCACGCATATGGATGTCAATGGGTGTGCGGGCACGATCAATGAAGTGCGTTACCTAGAGCATGTCCAATGTCGCATTACCCTACGGTTTTTCCCGCGAGGAAATCTGCGCATACTGCTCACCTCGCCGATGGGCACCACCAGTACCCTGTTGTTTGAGAGGCCGCGCGACATCGTCAAGTCCAACTTCGATGACTGGCCCTTCCTGAGCGTTCACTTTTGGGGCGAGAAGGCGGAGGGTCGCTGGACCCTGCAGGTGATCAACGGCGGACGCCGGCGCGTCAATCAGCCGGGCATCCTGTCCAAGTGGCAGCTGATATTCTATGGCACTTCCACTCAGCCCATGCGGCTCAAGTCCGAGCTGCTGAACAGCAGTCCCCAGCTGCGCAGCCCTAGCAGCTCCAATCCGTTCCTCTTCCCATCGGCCTCGAACATTGGCCAGCCTGCCAACGAGGGTGGGAACTTCAATACGGATAGCTTTGCCAGTTACCTCAACTATCAGAACATCTTTAGCAGCGCTGGCTCCGATCCGGAACCGGCAACAGCTACACTCGACGGTCAGAATGTGACCGCAGCGATTGCTGGCGGCTCGTCCGCTGAATCGCTTGGATTTACCGCCTCTGCTGCTCAACTGGTAGCGGCGCCCGAAACGAGGGACGGCGACAAGAAGATCCTGCACTCCTGCGATGCCGAGTGCGACTCCTCCGGCTGCTATGGCCGTGGACCCACGCAGTGCGTTGCCTGCAGTCACTACCGCTTGGACAA TACTTGTGTAAGTCGCTGCCCACCGCGTTCCTTTCCCAACCAGGTTGGAATCTGCTGGCCCTGCCACGACACCTGCGAAACGTGCGCCGGTGCCGGACCCGACAGCTGCCTCACATGTGCTCCGGCCCACCTGCACGTCATCGATCTCGCCGTCTGCCTGCAATTCTGCCCGGACGGATATTTTGAAA ACAGCAGGAATAGAACGTGCGTTCCCTGCGAGCCCAACTGTGCCTCATGCCAGGACCATCCCGAGTACTGCACTAGCTGTGATCACCACTTGGTCATGCATGAGCACAAATGCTACTCGGCCTGTCCCTTGGATACGTACGAAACGGAGGATAACAA ATGTGCCTTCTGCCACTCGACTTGCGCCACCTGCAATGGCCCCACGGACCAGGACTGCATCACGTGCCGCTCGAGTCGATATGCCTGGCAAAACAAATGCCTTATTAGCTGTCCGGACGGATTCTATGCCGACAAAAAACGTCTGGAGTGCATGCCCTGCCAGGAGGGATGTAAGACCTGCACCAGCAACGGAGTTTGCTCCGAGTGCCTTCAAAACTGGACGCTGAACAAGCGGGACAAGTGCATCGTGAGCGGCAGCGAAGGCTGCAGTGAAT CTGAGTTCTTCAGCCAGGATGAGGGACAGTGCCGCCCGTGCCACGCATCCTGCGGCAGCTGCAACGGACCAGCGGATACCAGCTGCACGTCCTGCCCGCCGAATCGACTGCTGGAACAGAGTCGCTGTGTTAGCGGCTGTCGCGAGGGCTTCTTCATGGAAGCGGGCTCCCTATGCTCACCATGTCTGCACACGTGCAGCCAGTGCGTCTCGCGGACGAACTGCAGCAACTGCTCCAAGGGTCTGGAGCTGCAGAATGGCGAATGTCGCACCACCTGTGCCGATGG TTACTACAGCGATCGTGGCATTTGCGCCAAGTGCTATCTCAGCTGCCACACCTGCAGCGGACCGAGGCGCAACCAGTGCGTCCAGTGCCCGGCCGGATGGCAACTGGCCGCCGGCGAATGCCATCCCGAGTGCCCCGAGGGCTTCTACAAGTCGGACTTTGGATGCCAGAAGTGTCACCATTACTGCAAGACGTGCAATG ATGCTGGACCATTGGCCTGCACGTCGTGTCCGCCACACTCGATGCTCGATGGCGGTCTGTGCATGGAGTGCCTGAGCTCACAATATTACGATACGACGTCGGCCACATGCAAAACGTGCCACGATTCGTGCCGCTCCTGCTTCGGACCCGGCCAGTTCTCGTGCAAGGGCTGTGTGCCGCCGCTCCACCTGGACCAGCTGAACGGCCAGTGTGTGTCCTGTTGTCAGAATCAAACGTTGGCCGAAAAGACTTCGTCAGCGGCGTGCTGCAATTGCGATGGCGAAACCG GCGAATGCAAGGCTGCCTCGACGGGTGGCAAGCGGCGCACGGTTGTGGGCAGCGGTAGTGCGTACAAAAGCAGCGAATCCAAGCACGGATCCTTCGAGAACGACGGCAATGCCAGGGAGTTCGTCCTGCGACTGGACTCCCCGCTGACGGCAATCACAGCCATAGCTGTGGCCATATGCCTGCTGATCATAACAATATTCTCCATCATCTTTGCTGTTTTACAG CGCAATAGCAACCATGTATCCAGGAATTCAGTGCGATATAGGAAAATAGCGAACACGTCGTCGTGCAGGCGAAAGAACTTGTCCGCCAAGCCCGCCAGCGATGCAAGATTCATTTTTAACATTGGCGAGGACGACGATACAGATGGTGATAATTCCGATGACGAGTTGGACGGCAACGTGGGCACAGATATAAGCAACAGGATCGTCTACGACCGCAAGGGCAATGATCATGGACACGAATTTTACATTGAGAGTACAAATGATATTGATGCGATCGAGTTTCACTGCAATGGAGCCGGAGCCCAGAAAGCAGAGACCCAACCACCAAGGTGCAATGCGAACGGAGGCAATGATGATGACATGCTTCATTACGATAGGCATACGGATGCGAACCGAACAAATCATCCGTCATCAAGCACAAGCCGTACAAACATCCGTAGCTGA
- the LOC6726131 gene encoding furin-like protease 2 isoform X4, whose translation MSNTTRSSRVTIGRIGTAPQITDPWSSGLEKQRPSRCGGPKSLAEPTYRKIGRRKMMLHMRVHDPGTTATQRANETATAKLNRIYLCTFNRMAQSCIYFVLFLVILSPNTSCALRSSAGETQNYAGILSNDSASTTYDVSSPHSSRRTNPPTSSSNANDDVDYRNDRELHKVDLGGERAGQAETISGGKYDYNYENTHTNASAKDEIVEQLERQSNSLDFDGVDMFGAFSIPEEAIYTNEFAVNIPAGKQMADVIANKHGFINRGQIGSLDNYYLFQHHHVSKRSLRSSRKHQGALKSENEVKWMQQQHEKVRRKRDGPYQDLPTYKSISLASHSQRMEYRDVSSHFIFPDPLFKEQWYLNGGAKDGLDMNVGPAWQKGYTGKGVVVSILDDGIQTNHPDLAQNYDPEASFDINGNDSDPTPQDNGDNKHGTRCAGEVAAVAFNNYCGVGVAYNASIGGVRMLDGKVNDVVEAQALSLNPSHIDIYSASWGPEDDGSTVDGPGPLARRAFIYGVTSGRQGKGSIFVWASGNGGRYTDSCNCDGYTNSIFTLSISSATQAGFKPWYLEECSSTLATTYSSGTPGHDKSVATVDMDGSLRPDHICTVEHTGTSASAPLAAGICALALEANPELTWRDMQYLVVYTSRPAPLEKENGWTLNGVKRKYSHKFGYGLMDAGAMVSLAEQWTSVPPQHICKSRENNEDRKIDGAYGNTLATHMDVNGCAGTINEVRYLEHVQCRITLRFFPRGNLRILLTSPMGTTSTLLFERPRDIVKSNFDDWPFLSVHFWGEKAEGRWTLQVINGGRRRVNQPGILSKWQLIFYGTSTQPMRLKSELLNSSPQLRSPSSSNPFLFPSASNIGQPANEGGNFNTDSFASYLNYQNIFSSAGSDPEPATATLDGQNVTAAIAGGSSAESLGFTASAAQLVAAPETRDGDKKILHSCDAECDSSGCYGRGPTQCVACSHYRLDNTCVSRCPPRSFPNQVGICWPCHDTCETCAGAGPDSCLTCAPAHLHVIDLAVCLQFCPDGYFENSRNRTCVPCEPNCASCQDHPEYCTSCDHHLVMHEHKCYSACPLDTYETEDNKCAFCHSTCATCNGPTDQDCITCRSSRYAWQNKCLISCPDGFYADKKRLECMPCQEGCKTCTSNGVCSECLQNWTLNKRDKCIVSGSEGCSESEFFSQDEGQCRPCHASCGSCNGPADTSCTSCPPNRLLEQSRCVSGCREGFFMEAGSLCSPCLHTCSQCVSRTNCSNCSKGLELQNGECRTTCADGYYSDRGICAKCYLSCHTCSGPRRNQCVQCPAGWQLAAGECHPECPEGFYKSDFGCQKCHHYCKTCNDAGPLACTSCPPHSMLDGGLCMECLSSQYYDTTSATCKTCHDSCRSCFGPGQFSCKGCVPPLHLDQLNGQCVSCCQNQTLAEKTSSAACCNCDGETGECKAASTGGKRRTVVGSGSAYKSSESKHGSFENDGNAREFVLRLDSPLTAITAIAVAICLLIITIFSIIFAVLQRNSNHVSRNSVRYRKIANTSSCRRKNLSAKPASDARFIFNIGEDDDTDGDNSDDELDGNVGTDISNRIVYDRKGNDHGHEFYIESTNDIDAIEFHCNGAGAQKAETQPPRCNANGGNDDDMLHYDRHTDANRTNHPSSSTSRTNIRS comes from the exons ATGTCAAATACGACGAGGTCCAGCCGAGTTACCATCGGTAGAATTGGAACCGCGCCACAGATCACAGATCCATGGTCGTCCGGCTTGGAGAAGCAGCGACCTTCCCGCTGTGGAGGCCCCAAATCTCTCGCAGAGCCAACGTACCGAAAGATCGGACGGCGAAAGATGATGCTCCATATGCGAGTCCATGACCCTGGAACGACTGCAACACAAAGAGCAAATGAAACGGCAACGGCAAAACTCAATAGaatctatttatgtacatttaaCCGAATGGCACAGAgctgtatatattttgtattatttttagtaaTCCTAAGCCCAAATACTAGTTGTGCTCTACGGAGTAGTGCGGGTGAGACTCAGAATTATGCCGGAATACTCAGCAACGATAGTGCGTCGACAACATACGATGTGTCGTCACCGCACAGCAGTAGAAGAACAAATCCCCCAACATCATCATCCAATGCCAATGATGATGTTGATTATCGTAATGATAGAGAGCTCCACAAGGTCGACCTGGGAGGTGAAAGAGCGGGTCAAGCTGAGACCATTAGCGGCGGCAAATACGATTATAACTATGAAAATACTCACACAAATGCCAGTGCGAAAGATGAAATTGTTGAGCAGCTTGAACGGCAGTCAAATAGCCTCGACTTCGACGGGGTCGATATGTTTGGCGCCTTCAGCATTCCGGAGGAGGCGATATACACAAATGAGTTCGCCGTCAACATTCCAGCTGGCAAGCAAATGGCAGATGTTATAGCTAACAAACATGGATTTATCAATAGAGGACAG ATTGGATCGCTGGACAACTACTATCTGTTTCAGCATCACCATGTATCAAAGCGTTCGCTGCGCTCCAGTCGCAAGCATCAGGGCGCCCTTAAATCAGAGAACGAG GTGAAATggatgcagcaacagcacgaGAAGGTGCGCCGAAAGAGGGACGGCCCGTACCAGGACTTACCCACCTACA AATCGATTTCGTTAGCCTCGCACTCACAGCGCATGGAGTACCGGGATGTCAGCTCGCATTTCATCTTTCCGGATCCGTTGTTTAAGGAACAGTGGTATCTG AATGGCGGCGCCAAGGATGGCTTGGACATGAATGTGGGTCCCGCCTGGCAAAAGGGCTACACCGGCAAGGGCGTGGTCGTGTCCATTCTGGACGATGGGATTCAGACAAACCATCCCGATTTGGCCCAAAACTAT GATCCCGAGGCCTCTTTCGATATTAATGGCAACGATTCGGATCCAACGCCCCAGGACAATGGTGACAACAAGCACGGAACCAGATGTGCCGGCGAAGTGGCCGCGGTGGCTTTCAACAATTACTGCGGAGTGGGAGTGGCCTACAATGCCAGCATTGGTG GAGTACGAATGCTGGACGGAAAGGTCAACGATGTGGTTGAGGCCCAGGCATTGAGTCTTAATCCGTCGCACATCGATATATACAGCGCTTCCTGGGGACCGGAGGATGATGGCTCCACTGTCGATGGTCCTGGTCCGTTGGCCCGCCGAGCCTTCATCTACGGAGTGACCAGCGGTCGGCAGGGCAAGGGCTCGATTTTCGTTTGGGCCTCTGGCAACGGTGGACGCTACACTGACTCCTGCAACTGCGATGGCTACACCAATTCGATCTTCACCCTTTCCATTTCGAGTGCCACTCAAGCCGG CTTCAAGCCCTGGTACCTGGAGGAGTGCTCCTCCACGCTGGCTACCACCTACAGCTCCGGAACGCCGGGACATGACAAGAGCGTCGCCACCGTCGACATGGACGGCAGCCTGAGACCCGATCATATCTGTACGGTGGAACATACGGGCACCTCGGCATCGGCACCACTGGCAGCCGGCATTTGCGCCCTGGCGCTAGAGGCCAATCCGGAATTGACTTGGCGCGACATGCAATACTTGGTGGTGTACACATCAAGGCCGGCGCCACTGGAGAAGGAGAACGGATGGACGCTGAACGGTGTGAAGCGAAAGTACAGCCACAAGTTTGGGTACGGTTTAATGGACGCTGGAGCAATGGTGTCGCTGGCGGAGCAGTGGACATCGGTGCCGCCGCAGCACATCTGCAAGTCGCGGGAAAATAATGAGGATCGCAAGATAGACGGTGCATACGGCAACACTTTGGCCACGCATATGGATGTCAATGGGTGTGCGGGCACGATCAATGAAGTGCGTTACCTAGAGCATGTCCAATGTCGCATTACCCTACGGTTTTTCCCGCGAGGAAATCTGCGCATACTGCTCACCTCGCCGATGGGCACCACCAGTACCCTGTTGTTTGAGAGGCCGCGCGACATCGTCAAGTCCAACTTCGATGACTGGCCCTTCCTGAGCGTTCACTTTTGGGGCGAGAAGGCGGAGGGTCGCTGGACCCTGCAGGTGATCAACGGCGGACGCCGGCGCGTCAATCAGCCGGGCATCCTGTCCAAGTGGCAGCTGATATTCTATGGCACTTCCACTCAGCCCATGCGGCTCAAGTCCGAGCTGCTGAACAGCAGTCCCCAGCTGCGCAGCCCTAGCAGCTCCAATCCGTTCCTCTTCCCATCGGCCTCGAACATTGGCCAGCCTGCCAACGAGGGTGGGAACTTCAATACGGATAGCTTTGCCAGTTACCTCAACTATCAGAACATCTTTAGCAGCGCTGGCTCCGATCCGGAACCGGCAACAGCTACACTCGACGGTCAGAATGTGACCGCAGCGATTGCTGGCGGCTCGTCCGCTGAATCGCTTGGATTTACCGCCTCTGCTGCTCAACTGGTAGCGGCGCCCGAAACGAGGGACGGCGACAAGAAGATCCTGCACTCCTGCGATGCCGAGTGCGACTCCTCCGGCTGCTATGGCCGTGGACCCACGCAGTGCGTTGCCTGCAGTCACTACCGCTTGGACAA TACTTGTGTAAGTCGCTGCCCACCGCGTTCCTTTCCCAACCAGGTTGGAATCTGCTGGCCCTGCCACGACACCTGCGAAACGTGCGCCGGTGCCGGACCCGACAGCTGCCTCACATGTGCTCCGGCCCACCTGCACGTCATCGATCTCGCCGTCTGCCTGCAATTCTGCCCGGACGGATATTTTGAAA ACAGCAGGAATAGAACGTGCGTTCCCTGCGAGCCCAACTGTGCCTCATGCCAGGACCATCCCGAGTACTGCACTAGCTGTGATCACCACTTGGTCATGCATGAGCACAAATGCTACTCGGCCTGTCCCTTGGATACGTACGAAACGGAGGATAACAA ATGTGCCTTCTGCCACTCGACTTGCGCCACCTGCAATGGCCCCACGGACCAGGACTGCATCACGTGCCGCTCGAGTCGATATGCCTGGCAAAACAAATGCCTTATTAGCTGTCCGGACGGATTCTATGCCGACAAAAAACGTCTGGAGTGCATGCCCTGCCAGGAGGGATGTAAGACCTGCACCAGCAACGGAGTTTGCTCCGAGTGCCTTCAAAACTGGACGCTGAACAAGCGGGACAAGTGCATCGTGAGCGGCAGCGAAGGCTGCAGTGAAT CTGAGTTCTTCAGCCAGGATGAGGGACAGTGCCGCCCGTGCCACGCATCCTGCGGCAGCTGCAACGGACCAGCGGATACCAGCTGCACGTCCTGCCCGCCGAATCGACTGCTGGAACAGAGTCGCTGTGTTAGCGGCTGTCGCGAGGGCTTCTTCATGGAAGCGGGCTCCCTATGCTCACCATGTCTGCACACGTGCAGCCAGTGCGTCTCGCGGACGAACTGCAGCAACTGCTCCAAGGGTCTGGAGCTGCAGAATGGCGAATGTCGCACCACCTGTGCCGATGG TTACTACAGCGATCGTGGCATTTGCGCCAAGTGCTATCTCAGCTGCCACACCTGCAGCGGACCGAGGCGCAACCAGTGCGTCCAGTGCCCGGCCGGATGGCAACTGGCCGCCGGCGAATGCCATCCCGAGTGCCCCGAGGGCTTCTACAAGTCGGACTTTGGATGCCAGAAGTGTCACCATTACTGCAAGACGTGCAATG ATGCTGGACCATTGGCCTGCACGTCGTGTCCGCCACACTCGATGCTCGATGGCGGTCTGTGCATGGAGTGCCTGAGCTCACAATATTACGATACGACGTCGGCCACATGCAAAACGTGCCACGATTCGTGCCGCTCCTGCTTCGGACCCGGCCAGTTCTCGTGCAAGGGCTGTGTGCCGCCGCTCCACCTGGACCAGCTGAACGGCCAGTGTGTGTCCTGTTGTCAGAATCAAACGTTGGCCGAAAAGACTTCGTCAGCGGCGTGCTGCAATTGCGATGGCGAAACCG GCGAATGCAAGGCTGCCTCGACGGGTGGCAAGCGGCGCACGGTTGTGGGCAGCGGTAGTGCGTACAAAAGCAGCGAATCCAAGCACGGATCCTTCGAGAACGACGGCAATGCCAGGGAGTTCGTCCTGCGACTGGACTCCCCGCTGACGGCAATCACAGCCATAGCTGTGGCCATATGCCTGCTGATCATAACAATATTCTCCATCATCTTTGCTGTTTTACAG CGCAATAGCAACCATGTATCCAGGAATTCAGTGCGATATAGGAAAATAGCGAACACGTCGTCGTGCAGGCGAAAGAACTTGTCCGCCAAGCCCGCCAGCGATGCAAGATTCATTTTTAACATTGGCGAGGACGACGATACAGATGGTGATAATTCCGATGACGAGTTGGACGGCAACGTGGGCACAGATATAAGCAACAGGATCGTCTACGACCGCAAGGGCAATGATCATGGACACGAATTTTACATTGAGAGTACAAATGATATTGATGCGATCGAGTTTCACTGCAATGGAGCCGGAGCCCAGAAAGCAGAGACCCAACCACCAAGGTGCAATGCGAACGGAGGCAATGATGATGACATGCTTCATTACGATAGGCATACGGATGCGAACCGAACAAATCATCCGTCATCAAGCACAAGCCGTACAAACATCCGTAGCTGA